The following proteins are co-located in the Nitrospiria bacterium genome:
- a CDS encoding zinc-regulated TonB-dependent outer membrane receptor: MRWVLIVLFLFIFSNDAMAQGGAISQAKNLFNPEIGLNGIFSAAYFSEPDNLQFGAHDSNQRGFNLQNIELSLGSAVDPYFRADAHLIFGLEDGESFIEVEEAYFTTLSLPHQLQLIGGQFFARFGRFNPQHPHQWDFADQQIINSRLFGGDGLRNLGFQISWLSPLPFYLELIGSMQNAKGETASSFLWAEGDVVGGHPIGNRTVDGLDDYLYMGRIKTAWTLSETQEVIIGTSGSYGPNGTGTHTDTILLGVDFYHKWVPVTSRRGFPFTSLQAEALWRRYEAGDFTGAGIPDEILRDYGFYVQGLWGFIERWVVGGRVEYANGNGDNATDPPRDLRWRFSLDLTRYFSEFSRMRLQYNVDFAEHLNDKAVHAVFLQFEFSIGKHAAHTF; the protein is encoded by the coding sequence ATGCGCTGGGTTCTTATCGTTTTATTCCTTTTCATTTTTTCGAATGACGCAATGGCACAGGGAGGAGCCATCTCCCAAGCGAAAAATCTATTTAATCCTGAGATTGGTTTAAACGGCATATTTTCAGCCGCATATTTTTCAGAACCGGACAATCTTCAGTTTGGGGCCCATGATTCCAATCAAAGGGGTTTTAATCTTCAAAACATTGAATTATCTCTTGGGTCTGCAGTGGATCCATACTTTCGTGCAGATGCTCATCTTATTTTTGGTTTGGAAGATGGGGAATCCTTTATCGAAGTGGAAGAGGCTTACTTTACCACTTTAAGTTTGCCCCATCAGCTTCAACTCATTGGAGGGCAGTTTTTTGCCCGGTTTGGACGGTTTAATCCACAGCATCCTCATCAATGGGATTTTGCGGATCAGCAGATCATCAATAGCCGTCTTTTTGGAGGAGATGGATTAAGAAACCTCGGATTCCAGATTTCTTGGTTATCCCCGCTTCCCTTTTACTTGGAACTCATTGGAAGTATGCAAAACGCCAAGGGGGAAACGGCCTCAAGTTTTTTATGGGCGGAGGGTGATGTGGTGGGAGGCCACCCGATCGGTAACCGAACCGTTGATGGATTAGATGATTATTTATATATGGGTCGGATCAAGACCGCATGGACACTTTCAGAAACGCAAGAAGTGATCATCGGGACATCGGGATCGTATGGTCCCAATGGAACCGGTACCCATACGGATACCATCCTTCTGGGTGTCGATTTCTATCACAAATGGGTACCGGTTACCTCTCGAAGGGGATTTCCGTTCACTTCGCTACAAGCCGAGGCGCTCTGGCGTCGTTATGAGGCGGGGGATTTCACCGGAGCGGGAATACCGGATGAAATATTGAGAGACTATGGGTTTTATGTTCAAGGGCTTTGGGGTTTTATCGAGCGGTGGGTGGTGGGCGGTCGGGTAGAGTATGCAAACGGAAATGGAGACAATGCGACTGACCCCCCTCGGGATCTGCGTTGGCGCTTTTCTCTGGATTTAACCCGTTACTTTAGTGAATTTTCCCGAATGCGACTTCAGTACAATGTCGATTTTGCTGAGCATCTGAACGATAAAGCCGTTCATGCTGTTTTCCTGCAGTTTGAATTCTCGATTGGAAAACATGCTGCCCATACGTTTTAA
- a CDS encoding metal ABC transporter substrate-binding protein, translating to MKKSVVLFILIFLMKGLVWGASLKVVTTTEDLAAIAREVGGNLVTVESITHGAQDPHFLEARPSQMLKASKADLFIQIGLDLEVGWVPPLLVGARNPKIQPGASGYLDTSNAITPLEVMTVPVDRSRGDVHPFGNPHYWLDPENGKMISKTISQRMSQMIPEQAMTFQKNQKNFEIHLNEAISKWKEKLKPYQGTKIVTYHNSWSYFAKRFGLDVVAFVEPKPGIPPSPVHVNSLIPLMKTENVKLIIMEPYFNRSIPNLLARETGATVVVLPPSVGGEKGVKTYKDLFDHLVGKITTSLSKGS from the coding sequence GTGAAAAAAAGTGTCGTTCTGTTCATTCTGATCTTTTTAATGAAAGGCCTGGTTTGGGGGGCTTCCTTAAAGGTTGTAACCACTACGGAAGATCTGGCTGCTATTGCTCGGGAGGTGGGAGGAAATCTAGTGACTGTTGAGAGTATAACTCATGGGGCTCAAGATCCCCATTTTTTAGAAGCAAGACCAAGCCAAATGCTGAAGGCATCAAAAGCGGATCTTTTTATACAAATTGGGTTGGATTTGGAAGTGGGATGGGTTCCACCACTTTTGGTAGGGGCTCGAAACCCAAAAATCCAACCGGGAGCATCCGGATACCTGGACACCTCCAATGCAATTACACCATTGGAGGTCATGACCGTTCCGGTGGATCGATCCAGAGGGGATGTCCACCCATTTGGAAATCCTCACTATTGGCTTGATCCTGAAAATGGGAAAATGATATCTAAAACCATTTCGCAACGAATGAGTCAAATGATTCCCGAACAGGCGATGACCTTCCAAAAAAATCAGAAAAACTTTGAAATTCACCTGAACGAAGCCATTTCAAAATGGAAGGAGAAACTTAAACCTTATCAAGGAACCAAAATAGTTACCTATCATAACAGCTGGTCCTATTTTGCAAAGCGGTTTGGCCTTGATGTGGTTGCGTTTGTTGAACCCAAACCCGGTATTCCCCCATCCCCTGTTCATGTCAACAGTCTTATTCCATTAATGAAAACAGAAAACGTTAAACTCATCATTATGGAGCCTTACTTTAATCGGTCGATTCCAAATCTTTTGGCGAGAGAAACCGGTGCAACCGTTGTGGTTTTGCCTCCGTCTGTCGGCGGAGAGAAGGGAGTCAAAACCTACAAAGATCTTTTTGACCATCTTGTAGGGAAAATAACCACCTCCTTATCAAAGGGTTCCTGA
- a CDS encoding PEP-CTERM sorting domain-containing protein yields MVDVISPGIYDYGAPDWFLEGSGDFNFWLDQVHTFSNVNGTRASLQEIFQQPPAMIRFHNLFSGSNSNPSIDPGGYLDPIDPKLQITWTRIAAVPEPSVIFLLGSGLVGLAFFKRKLTG; encoded by the coding sequence ATGGTTGATGTTATTTCTCCTGGAATTTATGATTATGGCGCGCCTGATTGGTTCCTTGAAGGTAGCGGTGATTTCAATTTTTGGTTAGATCAGGTCCATACGTTTTCCAATGTAAATGGAACCCGTGCATCCCTTCAGGAAATATTCCAGCAACCTCCCGCAATGATCCGCTTTCATAATTTATTTAGTGGATCAAATTCTAATCCTTCAATTGACCCAGGGGGTTATCTTGATCCTATCGATCCCAAACTTCAAATTACGTGGACCCGGATTGCGGCTGTTCCAGAACCTTCTGTAATATTCCTTCTCGGTTCTGGCCTTGTAGGATTGGCATTTTTTAAGAGAAAGTTAACGGGATAG
- a CDS encoding metal ABC transporter permease, with protein sequence MMLEILSIPFMRQAIFASSILTFMLAYLGIHVVKRRIVFVDLAIAQLSAVGVAFAMLFDFNPLVFSLVFTLVGAGLLSIPEYEKRIPQEAIMGIIYAVASAIAVLLIANIPHGEADILNLFFGNILGVTTQQLFVLLVVFGFVTFIHILFSKKFIQITETSTVDPSNKSHKRFWNLIFYLTLALVIAVAIRTAGVLLVFSTLVIPAVTALLFFQRFSHLVLTALGIGLIATWTGFISSFQFDLPTGPTIVTALGGWLFFASLVKTSIKFFKKKKP encoded by the coding sequence ATGATGCTTGAAATACTGTCCATTCCTTTTATGCGCCAGGCGATTTTTGCAAGCTCGATTCTGACTTTCATGCTGGCCTACCTAGGAATTCATGTGGTGAAACGCCGGATCGTTTTTGTAGATCTTGCCATCGCCCAGTTATCCGCTGTGGGTGTGGCTTTTGCCATGTTATTTGATTTCAACCCGCTTGTGTTTTCTTTAGTTTTTACGTTAGTAGGAGCCGGTTTATTATCTATCCCCGAATATGAGAAGAGGATTCCCCAAGAGGCCATTATGGGAATCATCTATGCAGTGGCATCCGCAATCGCGGTTTTGTTAATTGCCAACATCCCTCATGGAGAAGCGGACATTCTTAATCTGTTTTTTGGAAATATTTTGGGGGTTACCACACAGCAATTATTTGTATTACTCGTTGTTTTTGGCTTTGTGACCTTTATCCATATTTTATTCTCGAAAAAATTCATTCAAATCACCGAAACCTCTACTGTCGATCCATCTAATAAAAGTCATAAACGGTTTTGGAACCTTATCTTTTATCTTACATTAGCTTTGGTTATTGCGGTAGCCATTCGGACAGCAGGAGTTCTTCTGGTCTTTAGCACCTTGGTCATACCTGCCGTGACGGCTTTATTGTTTTTCCAACGGTTTTCTCACCTTGTCTTAACGGCTCTGGGGATTGGATTGATCGCAACGTGGACCGGTTTTATTAGCTCCTTCCAATTTGACCTCCCCACTGGACCCACCATTGTGACCGCCCTGGGAGGTTGGCTGTTTTTTGCAAGCCTGGTGAAAACTTCCATAAAATTTTTTAAAAAGAAGAAACCATAG